Genomic segment of Nodularia sp. LEGE 06071:
GGTGGGTTCTACCAGAAACATGGGTCAGCCAGAAGAGTGCTTAACGGCACAACACATAGCCTTACAAAATGGTCGTGATGTCCGCGCGATTAACTTTAGCTTTGGTGAGCCGCTAAGTCGTGATCCGCGTCCGAATCCAGTTTTAGATGGTAATGCTTTACTAACTTTATGTCTGGACTGGTCTAGTCGCGTTCATGATGTTTTGTATGCGATCGCGGGTAACCAAGGCAAAGGAGGGATTCCCATTCCTACAGATAATTTTAACGGACTCAACGTTGCTTTTTCATCCCGCCGAGGAGATATTTTTAATAAAGTTGACGTTTCTAATCTAGCGGCTACGAAGAAAGGAGCTACGGCTCGGTTAGCTGGTAAGGAGTTTAATATTGATGGTCGTCCTTCTATCGCTTTGGTAGCACCAGGAAGTAATATTCCCATGCTGAATCCAGATGGTAAGTTGAATAAGGTCACAGGTACAAGTTTTGCGGCTCCTCAAGTTACCGCCACTGTGGCTTTGTTACAAGAATTTGGTGACCGACAGCTACAGGAACGACAACGCAATTGGAGTATTGATGCTCGCCGTCATCAAGTGATGAAGGCTGTATTGTTGAATTCAGCAGAGAAGCTGAAAGATAGTGGTGATGGCTTGCGCCTGGGTATGTCTCGGACGCTCATTGATAAACAAAATCAAGATTGGCTGGAATCGGATGCTTATCAAAATCCCCAAATTCCCTTGGATGCTCAAATGGGAACAGGTCATTTAAATAGTTTTCGGGCTTATCAGCAATTTAGCGCTGGTCAATGGCCAGCATCAAGCACAGTTCCGGCTGTTGGTTGGGATTATAGCCAGGTGGATGTGGGATCTACTGTAGATTATGCCTTAGCCAAACCTTTAAAAAAAGACAGTTTTGTGAGTATTACTCTGAGTTGGAATCGGTTGGTAGAGCTAAATGATACCAATAAAAACGAGCAATATGACTTGGGTGAAACTTTTAGCGATCGCGGATTGAATAACCTTGACCTATACTTAGTCAAAGCAGATGCTCAAGATGCCGATGCTGGTGTTGTTTGCTCCTCAGTCAGTGGAATTGATAGTGTAGAACATATATTCTGCCCCGTTTCTGCTGATGGCAATTATAAAATCCGTGTCCAGTTTCGCCAACAGGTCAACGAAGCCACTCAACCCTATGGTTTAGCTTGGTGGAGTGTTGCCAAATCTGCCTCCAATTAAAAGGGGCGCAATTTCAGTTTTCTCAGGTGCGTTATGGAGATCAGTTCTAACGCACCCAAAATCAAGAATGCTGGGTTGTGCGTGACAACACACGCTACTGGCTACTGGGTAAGATTTGGAGTGATGACTAGAGGGTAGCTCTGACACCAGGAGAGTGCAGTTTTAATGGCTACTAAGCACAGTGCATTATTTATAACTCAGCTTGGTTAATAAACTGTCACGAAGAAAATGTTCGATTTTATTCTAGAAGAGCTACTATTGATATAGTGCAAGGAGTGCTACCACTTCACACAATGTTTGTTACAAGTAATTCTGGCAATGCTTCTCTTAAAGTGGTATTACAGTTTTCAAATGTGGCATCAAACAAGTGAAATGGTATATACTTTTACAAAAAAGTACTTGAGTAAGCAAAATTCTCAAGTGCTTTTTTGTGTATAAAAAAATAAATACAAATATTAGTTGTTGTTTGCAGTTTAGCTTTGGTATCCAGTGTTTCAACGCAAACCAAGGATTGCGAAAAACTAACTGATTTGAGGTAAAGTTGAGCCGATAGGTCAAATATCATGCAAACTTCAGCGAACTAGTATATTTAAACCAATTTAAAAAGCATGGGTGGCAAATTAATTGTATTTGAAGGGGTGGAAGGCTGCGGCAAAACTAGCCAAATGCAGCTGTGTTGTCAATGGCTGCAAAATTTAGGGATCTCCGTGGTTGTGACTCGTGAACCAGGGGGAACAGAGTTAGGCTTACATCTGCGCCGCCTTTTACTGGAGAAGGTGGAAAATAAACCAATTGCTGAGGTGACAGAATTATTATTGTATGCGGCTGACCGATCGCAACACGTAGAACAAGAACTCAAACCGAATTTAGCAGAAGGAAAATATATATTGTGCGATCGCTATACTGATTCTACCACTGCCTACCAAGGTTATGGTCGGGGTTTGAACATGACCTTAATCGAACAACTCAATTATATGGCCACGGGTGGGTTAGAAAGCGACTTGACTATTTGGCTAGATGTCGATGTGGAAGTGGGACTAGCCAGAAAACAAGGTGATAAGTTTGACCGTATTGAACAAGAAACAATGGAATTTCATCGGCGTGTTCAGCAAGGTTACGCAGAGTTAGCCGCATCTTATCCATCTCGGATTGTCCGAGTAGATGGTAATTTAACTCAAGAAGCAGTGCAACAAGTGATTCAGGAAATTTTGCGCCAAAGGTTGCAATTTTGAAATTTACAGCAGTTTACCAATGAGTAAGACAAATTCGGATAAAATTCTCCAGGAAGACAAGTAAAAACAAATAAACTGTAGGGTGTGTTGTCGCGCAGCTCAACGCACCGTCAACAATTCAAGGTAAGCGGTAGTCCTACGGCATAACACACACTACGAATAATTTACATTCCTTCAGATACATTGAATTTTTCTCCCCGACTTACTTGCACAAAACAAGCATATGATCAATACAAAATTTTGTTGGATAATTCTGCGTGATCTGCCAAAAAAAAAGGCACAGATAGATACAGATGTTTATGAAATTGAAGGTAGTTTTCGAGGTTTTAAACAAGTTATATCTGGGCTTCATTATGTGGGCGTGAAAGTTGATCAAATCTATCAAGGCTTTTGGTCTTATCTAGAACCAAACGAGGTTTTAGTGAAAGTCTTTAACCACACTTCCCAGCAATTTGAAGACGATGAACCAGAAACCACAGCACACTACCAAAAATTAGCATTAGGAGGGGCGATGGATCACGTTCTCATCCCTTATGAGCATGATTCTGGAGAAATCTGGGAGAAATTAACTAACCATATTCATCCTCCTGTTTTTTCTCCAATTCTTAGAAATGCTGCGGTCAATATACCTGTTGACAATCCTAGTGATTTGCTCATGGAACAACGAAAATCCAGGTTTGAACAAACCTTATTTAACCAGCATGGTGGTGATATAGAGGCTTTTCTGAGTGAGCTTCAATTTGCCTTTGTGAGATGGTATGCACATGAAGATATAGAAGCCTTAAATCGTTGGAATTATCTCCTACAAGCTGTTTACAATGCTAGCGAGTTTGGTATTGCCAAAGCACCTAAACTCTTCTCTAGCTTGATTGACATTTTGTTAGCGCAGTTCGACTGTTTCCCACAGGATATGTTTACACCAAACAGCTTTGTCACCGCTCAAGCTAATTACTTGGCTGAAGACATGATTGACTCAGATATTGATGGTATTGTCGAGAAAGGGCAGGATTTTGAGGCTTATTTACAGAAAAGAGGAGTTTTGTCTGACTGAGGAATCTGAAAGTTCCTTACTTAAACGATCAATTTCGGAAGATGTTTTTATATTCCTCTGCAACTCCCTAACTGTGTTAACAAAACGACAATTTCATCCATTGATTGGCGGACAACTCTAGCAGGTTGTTCAGAATGATTCACAATTATACTAAATGCTAAAGGCTGATAATTAGGCGAATTTACATATCCTGAGAGGGAAACGACACCTGTCATCGTGCCTGTTTTTGCTTGGACAATTCCCACAGCCGGAGTGTCACGCAAGCGATTTGTTAAAGTTCCGCTCACACCAGCAACAGGTAGAGAAGCCCGAAAAAGTTCTGCTTGTGGTGATTTTGCCATTGCTTCTAAAGTTTGCACCAAAGCTTGGGGACTAATTAAGTTTTTGCGAGATAATCCAGAACCATCTACTAATATATAACTTGTGGGATCTACTCCTAATTTAGTTAAAGTAGTTTTGACAACTTCTAAACCTGCATCAGCTGTAGTTTGATTATTTTCTAATGGTTGTTTAGCTAACGCCCTCAGTAAAGCTTCCGCATATAAATTATTACTATTAATATTAGTCTCTTTTAACAACTCAGATAAAGGTGGTGATTCCACTGCTGCTAGTTCTCGTTCGTTTTTTCCACTCGTACCGTTAGACATCTGACTCACAGAAATTCCTTCCTTCACCAACGTCTGGCGGAAGTGACGCAAGAAATTTTGCACGGGGTCAAAAACAGCTATAGCCGTGATATTAGGGGTGGAATTTACAGCCATCTGTCCCTGAATTCGCAACACAGGCCCTTTTAAACCCCGGCTAACTGCAACAAATCCCGATTCATCTTTTGGAGTAGTTACAGAATTATTTTCCACTAGCCACTGATATGCTTCAAGCGGTTCATTCCATTTGAGTTGTAATGGTTTCCCTATAGTTTGGGGCGAAACTGTCAATAGAGAAGCATTTTCATTGACAATTAAACTGTTGACTGGTGCGCCATAATAAGCTCCTAAGTCTTCCCATTCCCAACTAGGATGAACAGTTTCTCCTTGAAGATAACTATCATCAGCAATCAACTGGTTAACTTGAGTAATACCCTGCTGGCGTAACTGTTGGGCTAGTTCTTGCAGTTGTGGTACTTTTAAACTGGGGTCGCCTCTACCGACTACACGCAAAATGCGATCGCCATCTTGATAAACAGAAGTGCGAATGCGAAAATC
This window contains:
- a CDS encoding S8 family serine peptidase, whose product is MGKKLSWIVWGLSASCLTAPVLASALQTFLGTNGIDALRLHQPPYNLLGRKIAIGQVEIGRPGMFGWDKAVSQNPAISLAAVFLRDGPAKSNTGVDSHAYNVAGVMVSQDKALPGVAPKARLYSSAVGSTRNMGQPEECLTAQHIALQNGRDVRAINFSFGEPLSRDPRPNPVLDGNALLTLCLDWSSRVHDVLYAIAGNQGKGGIPIPTDNFNGLNVAFSSRRGDIFNKVDVSNLAATKKGATARLAGKEFNIDGRPSIALVAPGSNIPMLNPDGKLNKVTGTSFAAPQVTATVALLQEFGDRQLQERQRNWSIDARRHQVMKAVLLNSAEKLKDSGDGLRLGMSRTLIDKQNQDWLESDAYQNPQIPLDAQMGTGHLNSFRAYQQFSAGQWPASSTVPAVGWDYSQVDVGSTVDYALAKPLKKDSFVSITLSWNRLVELNDTNKNEQYDLGETFSDRGLNNLDLYLVKADAQDADAGVVCSSVSGIDSVEHIFCPVSADGNYKIRVQFRQQVNEATQPYGLAWWSVAKSASN
- the tmk gene encoding dTMP kinase, encoding MGGKLIVFEGVEGCGKTSQMQLCCQWLQNLGISVVVTREPGGTELGLHLRRLLLEKVENKPIAEVTELLLYAADRSQHVEQELKPNLAEGKYILCDRYTDSTTAYQGYGRGLNMTLIEQLNYMATGGLESDLTIWLDVDVEVGLARKQGDKFDRIEQETMEFHRRVQQGYAELAASYPSRIVRVDGNLTQEAVQQVIQEILRQRLQF
- a CDS encoding AAR2 splicing factor family protein — encoded protein: MINTKFCWIILRDLPKKKAQIDTDVYEIEGSFRGFKQVISGLHYVGVKVDQIYQGFWSYLEPNEVLVKVFNHTSQQFEDDEPETTAHYQKLALGGAMDHVLIPYEHDSGEIWEKLTNHIHPPVFSPILRNAAVNIPVDNPSDLLMEQRKSRFEQTLFNQHGGDIEAFLSELQFAFVRWYAHEDIEALNRWNYLLQAVYNASEFGIAKAPKLFSSLIDILLAQFDCFPQDMFTPNSFVTAQANYLAEDMIDSDIDGIVEKGQDFEAYLQKRGVLSD
- the dacB gene encoding D-alanyl-D-alanine carboxypeptidase/D-alanyl-D-alanine-endopeptidase, producing MSKKITIGLLSLFLSTQIAVSQQTAKAQIPVTPTTTTKTICPAQLKSAVDSITNSPEFSRVRWGILVKNLADEQTLYHRDAEKYFNPASNTKLLTTAAALQQLGADFRIRTSVYQDGDRILRVVGRGDPSLKVPQLQELAQQLRQQGITQVNQLIADDSYLQGETVHPSWEWEDLGAYYGAPVNSLIVNENASLLTVSPQTIGKPLQLKWNEPLEAYQWLVENNSVTTPKDESGFVAVSRGLKGPVLRIQGQMAVNSTPNITAIAVFDPVQNFLRHFRQTLVKEGISVSQMSNGTSGKNERELAAVESPPLSELLKETNINSNNLYAEALLRALAKQPLENNQTTADAGLEVVKTTLTKLGVDPTSYILVDGSGLSRKNLISPQALVQTLEAMAKSPQAELFRASLPVAGVSGTLTNRLRDTPAVGIVQAKTGTMTGVVSLSGYVNSPNYQPLAFSIIVNHSEQPARVVRQSMDEIVVLLTQLGSCRGI